From a single Rhodococcus sp. SBT000017 genomic region:
- a CDS encoding YhjD/YihY/BrkB family envelope integrity protein codes for MSENDDVPSAPVDADPDDPRKADSPTELTKTSWLFVLRKTAREFSRDQCTDLAAALTYYAVLSLFPAVLAIVSLLGVFGQGQATVDGVLQIVSDLGPSSAVETLREPITQLVSAPAAGFALVTGVAGALWSASGYVGAFGRAMNRMYEVEEGRPVWKLRPVLLLVTVAALVLIALAAVMLAVSGPVAAAVGDAVGLGATALTVWNIARWPVVLVIVVLAVALLYYATPNIQQPKFRWISSGAVVAIVVWVAATILFGFYVANFGSYNKTYGSLAGAIVFLLWLWITNLALLFGAELDSELERGRQLQAGMVAEERLQLPPRDTRVSEKNEEKDAAAVDDGRRLRLRHQHATAHSSGAGQRDDRHNRTTHGDEKPLPVPVSGSSTGGDITSNQHMQGETMNAHSGPPSEEARTSAADLSTVQLVERLTDQVSTLVRSEIRSGLEEVKSKGTRLGIGIGITGAGALLLFFGLATLIATAVLGLATVLSAWLAALIVAAAVLVVGGVLAAVGTSRAKNAVPPVPAETVASVNDDITAIKKGIR; via the coding sequence GTGAGTGAGAACGATGATGTCCCGTCCGCACCGGTGGATGCCGACCCGGATGATCCGCGCAAGGCCGACTCGCCGACGGAGTTGACGAAAACGTCGTGGCTGTTCGTGCTTCGCAAGACTGCGCGTGAGTTCTCGCGTGATCAGTGCACCGATCTCGCGGCAGCGTTGACGTACTACGCAGTGTTGTCGCTGTTTCCCGCTGTGTTGGCGATCGTGTCGCTGCTCGGTGTGTTCGGGCAAGGACAAGCCACCGTCGATGGTGTGTTGCAGATCGTGTCCGATCTGGGACCCTCCTCGGCGGTGGAGACGCTGCGGGAGCCGATCACGCAGTTGGTGTCCGCTCCGGCCGCAGGGTTCGCTCTGGTTACTGGTGTTGCGGGTGCGTTGTGGTCGGCGTCGGGGTATGTGGGGGCGTTCGGGCGGGCGATGAACCGAATGTACGAGGTCGAGGAAGGGCGTCCGGTCTGGAAATTGCGGCCGGTGCTGTTGCTGGTGACGGTGGCGGCGCTGGTGCTGATTGCTCTCGCGGCGGTGATGCTCGCGGTCAGCGGACCGGTAGCAGCCGCGGTGGGGGATGCGGTCGGTCTCGGCGCTACCGCGTTGACGGTGTGGAACATCGCACGGTGGCCGGTCGTGCTGGTCATCGTCGTTCTCGCGGTCGCGTTGTTGTATTACGCGACTCCGAATATTCAGCAGCCGAAGTTTCGGTGGATCAGCAGCGGAGCAGTGGTGGCGATCGTGGTGTGGGTCGCCGCGACGATCCTGTTCGGGTTCTACGTCGCCAATTTCGGCAGCTACAACAAGACCTACGGATCGTTGGCCGGGGCGATCGTGTTCCTGCTGTGGTTGTGGATCACCAACCTTGCGTTGCTGTTCGGTGCCGAACTCGATTCCGAACTCGAACGTGGCCGACAACTGCAGGCAGGGATGGTCGCCGAGGAACGTTTGCAGCTCCCACCCCGAGATACTCGGGTGTCGGAGAAGAACGAGGAGAAAGATGCCGCCGCCGTCGACGACGGACGACGGCTTCGGCTTCGGCACCAACATGCCACGGCACATTCCAGCGGTGCTGGGCAGCGCGATGACAGACACAATCGCACGACACACGGCGACGAAAAGCCGTTGCCTGTACCTGTTTCCGGCTCCAGCACTGGCGGAGACATCACTTCGAATCAACATATGCAGGGAGAAACAATGAACGCTCATTCCGGGCCACCGTCGGAGGAAGCCCGCACTTCGGCTGCGGATCTGTCGACAGTGCAGCTCGTCGAACGTTTGACCGATCAGGTGTCGACGCTGGTGCGCAGCGAGATCCGCTCAGGCCTCGAGGAAGTGAAAAGCAAAGGCACCCGGCTCGGCATCGGTATCGGTATCACCGGTGCGGGCGCACTGCTGCTGTTCTTCGGTCTCGCCACTCTGATAGCAACTGCAGTGCTGGGGTTGGCGACAGTGCTGTCGGCGTGGCTGGCAGCGCTGATCGTCGCCGCCGCAGTCCTGGTGGTGGGAGGGGTTTTGGCTGCGGTGGGGACCTCACGCGCGAAGAATGCGGTACCTCCGGTACCGGCAGAGACCGTCGCCAGTGTCAACGACGACATCACCGCCATCAAGAAGGGAATCCGATGA
- a CDS encoding DUF3618 domain-containing protein, translated as MTENKHVARGNETGEEAHVTDPPVAPVPDIEQQRAELAETVAALADKVDVPARVRSEATVQAEKAKTLAQDNPQVAAAAVGTLVAAVVLVVFSRRRRARRLLR; from the coding sequence ATGACCGAGAACAAGCACGTTGCACGCGGTAACGAGACAGGCGAGGAGGCGCACGTGACAGACCCGCCAGTAGCGCCGGTGCCGGATATCGAACAGCAGCGCGCCGAACTCGCCGAGACGGTGGCGGCGCTCGCCGACAAAGTCGATGTGCCTGCGCGGGTGCGCAGTGAAGCAACCGTTCAGGCGGAGAAGGCCAAGACGTTGGCTCAGGACAATCCGCAGGTCGCCGCGGCCGCTGTCGGGACCCTGGTCGCGGCGGTAGTGCTGGTTGTGTTCTCGCGTCGTCGCCGTGCGCGGCGGTTGCTGCGATGA
- a CDS encoding DUF4235 domain-containing protein gives MSAVSKAVYKPLSLATSVLGGVLAGVVFKQVWKRIGDNDTSTPDPKDLSRTVQEVLIAAAIHGAVFGVVKAAVDRAGAKGYRALAHEDPS, from the coding sequence ATGAGTGCGGTGTCGAAAGCGGTGTACAAACCGCTGTCGCTGGCTACCAGCGTGCTCGGCGGGGTACTTGCCGGGGTGGTGTTCAAGCAGGTGTGGAAACGTATCGGCGACAACGACACCTCGACTCCCGACCCGAAAGACCTGAGCCGCACCGTCCAAGAGGTGCTGATCGCGGCCGCCATTCATGGCGCGGTGTTCGGGGTCGTCAAAGCCGCCGTCGACCGTGCCGGAGCGAAAGGCTACCGCGCTCTCGCCCACGAAGACCCCAGCTGA
- a CDS encoding integrase core domain-containing protein: MPKHATILAVNKHLHPVRLATYSSRCGNDPYLTLELYKWNLQVRIYHPRKRAGISSCPQIEADAPKVVWAMDFQFDSTVDGKAIKIASMIDEHTRQSLLNIVERSITAQRLTDELDKTFALWGGPPLVLRMDNGPEFISHVLQQFCRDRVGISYIPPGTPWNNGHIESFNNRLRKECLNRNHWTSLLEARVVIEDFKDDHNHRHRHSSLGYLTPAEYAAQCTHNHQPVEGCEID; encoded by the coding sequence ATGCCAAAGCACGCGACGATCCTCGCGGTCAATAAGCATCTACATCCCGTCCGCCTCGCTACCTACTCTTCGCGGTGTGGCAACGATCCGTACCTCACGCTGGAGCTCTACAAATGGAACCTGCAGGTTCGGATCTACCATCCACGCAAACGCGCCGGCATCAGCTCGTGCCCGCAGATCGAAGCCGATGCACCGAAAGTGGTGTGGGCTATGGACTTTCAGTTCGATTCGACCGTCGACGGGAAGGCGATCAAGATCGCGTCGATGATCGACGAACACACCCGGCAGTCCCTGTTGAACATTGTGGAGCGTTCGATCACCGCACAGCGGCTGACCGACGAGCTCGACAAGACGTTTGCACTGTGGGGTGGGCCGCCGTTGGTGCTGCGAATGGACAACGGTCCGGAGTTCATTTCGCATGTGCTGCAACAGTTCTGCCGAGATCGTGTCGGTATCTCCTACATCCCACCGGGGACGCCGTGGAACAACGGACACATCGAATCGTTCAACAACCGGCTACGGAAGGAGTGCCTGAACCGCAATCACTGGACGAGTCTGCTCGAAGCGAGGGTGGTGATCGAGGACTTCAAAGACGACCACAATCATCGACACCGGCACTCATCACTGGGCTACCTCACGCCTGCTGAGTACGCTGCCCAATGCACCCACAACCACCAACCGGTCGAGGGCTGCGAGATCGACTGA
- a CDS encoding recombinase family protein, with the protein MGELLGYARVSTTDQSADAQSEALSAAGCSRVWTETASGATTSRPQLSDLFSHLRRGDTLVVWRLDRLGRSLPHLLETVEQLDVDGVGFRSLTEAIDTTTSGGKLIYSIFGALAEFERNLIRERTNLGLAVARAQGRLGGRPPAMSGTQIKQAKRMRTGGMSLTDIREVLGVSRSTLYRHLK; encoded by the coding sequence GTGGGAGAACTTCTGGGCTACGCGAGGGTGTCGACGACCGATCAGAGCGCCGACGCGCAGAGCGAGGCCTTGAGCGCTGCCGGGTGTTCGAGAGTGTGGACGGAGACAGCGTCGGGTGCGACGACGTCTCGGCCGCAGCTGTCGGATCTGTTCTCGCATCTGCGGCGCGGCGACACGTTGGTCGTGTGGCGACTCGACCGTCTCGGGCGATCACTCCCCCATCTCCTCGAAACGGTCGAGCAGCTCGACGTCGATGGCGTCGGATTCCGCTCGCTGACCGAAGCGATCGACACCACCACCTCCGGCGGAAAGCTGATCTACTCCATCTTCGGAGCATTGGCGGAATTCGAACGCAACCTCATCCGCGAACGCACCAACCTCGGACTGGCAGTGGCACGCGCCCAAGGGCGACTCGGTGGCCGACCACCGGCGATGTCCGGGACGCAAATCAAACAAGCGAAGCGAATGCGCACCGGCGGAATGTCACTCACCGACATCCGAGAAGTGCTCGGAGTGTCGCGGTCGACGCTGTACCGGCACTTGAAATAG
- a CDS encoding IS110 family transposase, with protein sequence MQHLWVGIDAGKTHHHAVVINSDATRLLSRRVLNDEWALRSLIDDVLAIAGGGDLDVVWAVDLNSGGAALLTAMLAARRQTLLYIPGRIVHHAAAGYRGDGKTDAKDAAIIADQARMRRDLQPMRADDEIAVELGILTSRRTDLMRDRTRSLNRLRALLSTYFPALERALDLSNVKGALILLTGYQTPGAIRTVGAAKLEVWLRKRKAYNADGLAALATEAALMQTVKVPGEAMAAQVVGSMATEILDLGRRLAELDRTIEAVFKRHASAAILESMPGIGALLGAEMLAATGGDVSVFGTADRFAAVAGLAPAPRDSGRISGNLKRPRRYDRRLLRVAYLSAQLSVRSCPESKVYYERKRAEGKRHTQAVLALARRRSNVLWAMLRDAKPYNPPSAPRREIPLAAA encoded by the coding sequence GTGCAACATCTCTGGGTAGGAATCGACGCGGGAAAGACTCACCACCATGCGGTAGTGATCAACAGCGACGCAACGCGATTGCTGTCTCGCCGGGTGCTGAACGACGAGTGGGCCCTCCGTTCCCTGATCGACGACGTCCTCGCAATCGCCGGTGGCGGCGACCTCGATGTTGTCTGGGCGGTGGACCTGAATTCGGGCGGCGCCGCGCTGCTGACGGCGATGCTCGCCGCACGCCGGCAAACCCTGTTGTACATCCCCGGCCGCATCGTGCACCACGCGGCGGCTGGGTACCGCGGTGACGGGAAGACCGACGCGAAGGACGCGGCGATCATCGCAGATCAGGCGCGGATGCGTCGCGACCTGCAACCGATGCGAGCGGACGACGAGATCGCGGTCGAACTCGGCATTCTGACATCGCGCCGAACCGATCTGATGCGGGACCGCACCCGATCACTTAACAGGCTCAGAGCACTTCTGAGCACCTACTTCCCAGCATTGGAGCGCGCGCTCGACCTCAGCAACGTGAAGGGAGCGTTGATTCTGCTGACTGGATATCAAACCCCCGGCGCGATCCGCACAGTCGGTGCTGCGAAGTTGGAAGTCTGGTTGCGGAAGCGCAAGGCATACAACGCGGATGGTCTTGCGGCCTTGGCAACGGAAGCGGCTCTGATGCAGACAGTTAAGGTGCCGGGAGAAGCCATGGCCGCGCAGGTCGTCGGTTCCATGGCCACCGAAATACTCGATCTGGGCAGACGGTTGGCCGAACTCGACCGCACAATCGAGGCCGTGTTCAAACGGCATGCGTCGGCCGCGATCCTCGAATCCATGCCAGGGATCGGCGCTCTTCTGGGTGCCGAAATGCTGGCCGCGACCGGGGGAGACGTCTCGGTCTTCGGAACAGCGGACAGGTTCGCCGCCGTCGCCGGCCTCGCTCCCGCGCCGCGAGACTCGGGCCGCATCAGCGGGAACCTCAAGCGGCCGCGTCGGTACGACCGGCGGTTGCTGCGAGTTGCGTATTTGTCCGCTCAGCTGAGTGTCCGCAGCTGTCCGGAATCGAAGGTGTACTACGAACGTAAGCGGGCGGAGGGCAAGCGCCACACACAAGCAGTGCTGGCGTTGGCCCGACGACGCTCGAACGTACTGTGGGCCATGCTGCGGGATGCAAAGCCGTACAACCCACCTTCCGCGCCGCGCCGGGAAATCCCGCTCGCAGCCGCGTAA
- a CDS encoding MerR family transcriptional regulator, translated as MLTIGQLATYVGVSTKAVRVYHAKGLLPEPERDSSGYRRYDAQAIIDLTRIVTLAQAGVPLADIPGVLGADADSAAKQLHRIDTELRNHIRRLEQRRIRLRHLDQPDRLCLPTEAVHYMERLRVIGLSERHERAIRDGWILSYAIAPDITRAILAARTEQLDDDEYVAVLRGYDRAAEWDPDDPRLAGIAFAAAQLAQRMTVVSDLPDFDTLPSETVDILTGHQGLESPAWRRLDELVTQILTEQSGRFG; from the coding sequence GTGCTCACTATCGGCCAACTCGCCACGTACGTCGGTGTGTCGACGAAAGCCGTGCGCGTCTACCACGCCAAGGGGCTCCTGCCCGAACCCGAACGGGACTCCTCCGGATACCGGCGTTACGACGCGCAGGCAATTATTGACCTGACACGCATCGTTACTCTCGCCCAGGCTGGCGTCCCGCTCGCGGACATCCCTGGTGTCTTGGGCGCTGACGCAGACTCCGCCGCCAAACAGTTGCACCGGATCGACACCGAACTACGGAACCATATTCGCCGGCTTGAGCAGCGTCGAATTCGGCTACGCCACCTCGACCAACCCGATCGCCTGTGCCTCCCGACCGAGGCCGTCCACTATATGGAGCGACTCCGCGTCATCGGCCTGTCCGAACGCCACGAGCGCGCGATCCGTGACGGCTGGATCCTGAGCTACGCCATCGCACCTGACATCACACGGGCCATCCTCGCCGCGCGCACCGAGCAGCTCGACGATGACGAATACGTAGCCGTGCTCCGCGGCTACGACCGCGCTGCCGAGTGGGACCCCGATGACCCCCGGCTTGCCGGAATCGCCTTCGCCGCAGCCCAGCTCGCACAACGCATGACTGTCGTCTCGGACCTTCCAGATTTCGACACACTGCCCTCCGAAACCGTCGACATCCTCACCGGACACCAAGGCCTAGAAAGTCCCGCATGGAGACGCCTCGACGAACTCGTGACCCAGATACTGACCGAACAGTCGGGGCGATTCGGCTAG
- a CDS encoding ATP-binding cassette domain-containing protein, whose product MSPAIEVRGIRKNFGKTVALEDVSLAVPRGTVFALLGPNGSGKTTLVHVLSTLRLPDSGRATVLGHDLSAAPGKIRDQIGVTGQFSAVDSMLTGQENLQLMARLYKVAKRERKDRVRDLLERFDLVEAAARTPATYSGGMRRRLDLAMTLIGDPELIFLDEPTTGLDPRSRQTMWTFVRELVAQGLTVFLTTQYLQEADELADNVALLDHGRIVARGTPAHLKQQVPGAHLTLQFADIVAMNAAARSLPNNTPDADSLSLRLPLAAGGDAIKQALDLVPVDLPIVDITVHKPDLDDVFFALTSQKIMGDAGENASRNENY is encoded by the coding sequence GTGTCACCTGCAATCGAGGTTAGAGGGATACGTAAAAATTTCGGTAAAACTGTTGCACTGGAGGATGTCTCGTTGGCAGTCCCACGCGGGACCGTATTCGCCTTGCTCGGCCCGAACGGCTCCGGGAAAACGACCCTGGTGCACGTGCTGTCCACGCTCCGACTTCCCGACAGTGGACGCGCCACGGTACTCGGCCACGACCTCAGCGCAGCTCCCGGAAAGATCAGAGATCAAATCGGGGTGACGGGACAGTTCTCCGCCGTGGACAGCATGCTCACCGGCCAGGAGAACTTGCAGCTGATGGCGAGGCTTTACAAAGTTGCCAAACGCGAGAGGAAAGACAGGGTGCGCGACCTGCTGGAACGGTTCGACCTCGTAGAGGCAGCGGCGCGCACTCCAGCCACGTATTCCGGCGGGATGCGGCGGCGGCTCGACCTCGCAATGACACTGATCGGCGATCCCGAACTGATCTTCCTGGACGAGCCGACCACCGGCCTGGACCCGCGCAGTCGCCAGACGATGTGGACGTTCGTTCGCGAGCTCGTGGCCCAAGGACTGACCGTCTTCCTCACCACCCAATATCTTCAGGAGGCCGACGAACTTGCCGACAACGTCGCTCTCCTCGACCACGGACGTATCGTCGCTCGAGGTACTCCCGCCCACCTCAAACAGCAAGTCCCCGGCGCGCACCTCACGCTGCAGTTCGCCGACATCGTTGCCATGAACGCCGCAGCACGGTCACTCCCGAACAACACGCCCGACGCCGACTCGCTCTCTCTACGGCTGCCATTGGCAGCCGGAGGCGACGCAATCAAGCAAGCCTTGGATCTGGTGCCAGTGGATCTGCCAATCGTGGACATCACCGTGCACAAACCCGATCTCGATGACGTCTTTTTCGCACTGACCAGCCAGAAGATCATGGGCGACGCCGGCGAGAACGCCTCACGAAATGAGAACTACTGA
- a CDS encoding ABC transporter permease — MVGRELRHLRRYPLFLVASVALPVLMFVLFVYVFGEYVGAGLSETGSTSTYVDFLTPGILVMTVAAGALPSAVSVSTDMSEGIIDRFRTMPVARSAVLTGHVVGGIVRTLLSAILVTVVALLMGFRPVGNPLAWLGAAGMVLAFAFALTWLAVAIGLAAKTPTGANSAAQIISTVLPFVSSAFVPTESMATGVRWFAELQPFTPVVDSVRALLTGTPVGNNVIFALSWCFAIAFAGYAWGLRSFRATTA; from the coding sequence ATGGTTGGACGAGAACTTCGCCATCTCCGCCGGTACCCATTGTTCCTGGTCGCCTCAGTTGCTTTGCCGGTGCTGATGTTCGTTCTGTTCGTCTATGTCTTCGGCGAATACGTGGGTGCTGGGCTGTCGGAGACAGGCAGTACTTCCACCTACGTCGACTTCCTGACCCCGGGCATACTCGTGATGACCGTCGCAGCCGGCGCTCTGCCCTCCGCGGTCAGCGTGTCCACCGACATGTCCGAAGGCATCATCGATCGATTCCGCACCATGCCCGTCGCCCGCAGCGCAGTCCTCACCGGCCATGTTGTCGGCGGCATCGTGCGCACCCTGCTCTCCGCCATCCTGGTGACCGTTGTCGCGCTGCTCATGGGGTTCAGGCCCGTTGGCAACCCACTCGCCTGGCTCGGAGCGGCCGGAATGGTCCTAGCCTTCGCTTTTGCGCTTACCTGGCTTGCCGTCGCTATCGGTCTAGCCGCCAAGACACCGACTGGAGCCAACAGTGCCGCACAGATCATCTCCACCGTGTTGCCGTTCGTGTCCAGCGCGTTCGTACCCACCGAGTCCATGGCAACCGGTGTCCGCTGGTTCGCCGAACTCCAGCCCTTCACTCCTGTCGTCGACAGCGTTCGTGCCCTGCTCACCGGTACGCCCGTCGGCAACAACGTGATCTTTGCACTTTCCTGGTGCTTCGCCATCGCATTCGCCGGCTACGCATGGGGACTTCGCTCCTTCCGTGCGACCACCGCGTGA